One window of Desulfobacca acetoxidans DSM 11109 genomic DNA carries:
- a CDS encoding TonB-dependent receptor plug domain-containing protein, with product MKRKWFGTWGVLILLLLLLVQPVPGEEAGEIKPESEVKEEAAAKVEEEAKLPQIEVLAHKEKAATSTVVTKEDISIGPYMNLPGYLEEQSGVDMSRRSFLGVRSHQLSLRGFDESRYQVYLNGRTFKGAGVKGGFYVDWSTLTPQDLERLEIIRGGLSAEYGNTLGGVITINTQRGSKEPKIYLDSYWGSWDTQNYRLLHTGSKGPVEYVIGISYGNTEGYLRNNFVHDRVNFNTSLTYNTPFDLSLTGAVRYISQKNGWIVYNRPDSPYYNPDYPQSDSDGLYGPPVTYSGNPQNGFTFGDNSYSYTQRWEWDFEAKQKFWTGDATFRLFYFQATRNDFWYAMNNPSLLIGQRGSWDEDSWGWNFKIRQQPGKVRLGFGLEGNYFGYGGTDYSDLNAAYYATLPTASSGPRDAQKLHGGFVDAAMPFWKYFELYLGLRYDNYDAAPTVGATGNIVPTLRADALSPKSTLTIRPTDTTEGYLSVNFSTRFPTLPESYWFSAGYQPANRMGYLSPEFGMQYEAGILQQLPWSASLRLRTYYYDMNNYIRTVFGYRPSRVVYNIDLAKLRGVELEGLLPLPYNLTAFANYTWQQTSTSPDPLDADVRELVDLPDHKVNLGMRYRASNEAEAKVYLRIVSHTYQPQLTIKNQTITGISYLPLKGFATLNLEGRYPVMQYQGYKGFLYFGVDNLFSNHYEESYGYPMPTATVYGGIQLRY from the coding sequence GTGAAGAGAAAATGGTTTGGAACGTGGGGAGTCCTGATTCTTCTGCTTCTGCTTTTGGTGCAGCCGGTTCCGGGGGAGGAAGCCGGCGAAATAAAGCCGGAATCCGAGGTGAAGGAAGAGGCCGCTGCCAAGGTTGAGGAGGAGGCAAAATTACCCCAGATTGAGGTCTTGGCCCATAAGGAAAAGGCGGCCACCAGTACCGTGGTCACCAAAGAGGATATCAGCATCGGCCCTTATATGAACCTGCCGGGCTATCTCGAGGAACAGTCCGGGGTAGATATGAGCCGCCGGTCCTTCTTGGGGGTGCGCAGCCACCAGTTGTCCCTGCGGGGATTTGATGAATCCCGCTACCAGGTCTATCTCAACGGCCGCACCTTTAAAGGGGCCGGGGTTAAGGGCGGCTTCTATGTGGATTGGTCCACCCTTACGCCCCAGGACCTGGAGCGGCTGGAGATTATCCGCGGCGGCCTGTCGGCGGAATACGGCAATACCCTGGGCGGGGTCATCACCATCAACACCCAACGGGGTAGCAAGGAACCCAAGATTTACCTCGATTCTTATTGGGGCAGTTGGGATACCCAGAATTACCGACTGCTTCATACCGGCAGCAAAGGGCCGGTAGAATACGTTATCGGCATCAGTTATGGCAACACCGAGGGCTATCTCAGGAACAACTTTGTCCATGATCGGGTCAACTTCAACACCAGTTTGACCTATAACACCCCCTTTGATCTGAGTCTTACCGGTGCCGTGCGCTACATATCACAGAAAAACGGCTGGATCGTCTACAACCGGCCCGATTCCCCGTACTACAACCCCGATTATCCGCAGAGCGACTCGGACGGTCTCTACGGCCCGCCGGTCACCTACAGCGGCAATCCTCAAAACGGTTTTACCTTTGGCGACAACAGCTACTCCTATACCCAGCGGTGGGAGTGGGATTTCGAGGCGAAACAGAAGTTCTGGACTGGGGATGCCACCTTCCGTCTCTTCTATTTCCAGGCGACCCGCAACGACTTCTGGTATGCCATGAACAACCCGAGCCTGTTGATCGGCCAACGCGGTAGTTGGGATGAAGACAGTTGGGGCTGGAATTTTAAAATCCGCCAGCAGCCCGGGAAGGTCCGCCTGGGCTTCGGTCTGGAGGGCAATTATTTCGGCTACGGCGGCACCGACTATAGTGATTTAAACGCAGCTTATTATGCCACCCTGCCCACTGCCAGCTCCGGGCCGAGAGATGCTCAGAAACTGCATGGTGGTTTTGTCGATGCGGCGATGCCCTTCTGGAAATACTTTGAGCTGTATCTGGGGCTGCGGTACGACAACTATGACGCCGCTCCTACAGTCGGCGCCACCGGGAATATTGTTCCCACCCTGCGGGCAGATGCCCTGAGCCCCAAAAGCACTCTGACCATCCGGCCTACCGACACCACCGAGGGCTATCTGTCGGTCAACTTCAGCACCCGCTTTCCCACCTTGCCGGAATCATACTGGTTCAGTGCCGGCTATCAACCCGCGAATCGAATGGGCTACCTGTCGCCGGAGTTCGGTATGCAGTACGAGGCCGGTATACTCCAGCAGTTGCCCTGGTCCGCGTCGTTGCGGCTCAGAACCTATTACTATGATATGAATAATTACATCCGCACCGTTTTCGGTTACCGGCCCAGCCGGGTGGTGTATAACATCGACCTGGCAAAGCTCCGGGGGGTAGAGCTCGAAGGACTCCTGCCGCTGCCCTACAACCTGACCGCCTTTGCCAACTATACCTGGCAGCAGACCAGCACCAGCCCGGATCCCCTCGACGCCGACGTCCGGGAGTTGGTTGATCTGCCGGATCATAAGGTTAACTTGGGGATGCGCTACCGCGCATCGAATGAGGCCGAAGCCAAGGTCTACCTGCGGATAGTTTCTCATACCTACCAGCCCCAGCTAACTATAAAAAATCAAACCATCACCGGCATTTCCTATCTGCCTTTGAAAGGTTTTGCCACCCTCAATCTCGAAGGCCGCTATCCGGTGATGCAATACCAGGGCTATAAAGGGTTTCTTTATTTCGGCGTCGACAACCTGTTCAGCAATCATTATGAGGAAAGCTACGGGTATCCCATGCCAACCGCAACGGTCTACGGCGGTATCCAGCTGCGCTACTGA